In bacterium, a single window of DNA contains:
- the rpiB gene encoding ribose 5-phosphate isomerase B — MRIAIASDHGGFPLKQELVPFIRSLGHTVQDLGVHSQEPSDYPDAAEKLGLAIRSGEVDRGLLLCGSGIGAVMAANRMEGIRAGVGHDCYSARQGVEHDDMNVLALGARVIGIELARDAVKAFLAARFVPEERYRRRLGKMEDLGKRYGPGSWEKKEGA; from the coding sequence ATGCGCATCGCGATCGCGTCCGACCACGGCGGATTCCCCCTGAAGCAGGAACTGGTGCCGTTCATCCGCTCGCTCGGCCACACCGTCCAGGACCTGGGCGTGCACTCGCAGGAGCCGTCCGACTATCCGGACGCGGCCGAAAAGCTCGGCCTGGCGATCCGGAGCGGCGAAGTCGACCGCGGGCTGCTGCTGTGCGGCAGCGGGATCGGCGCGGTGATGGCCGCCAACCGCATGGAGGGGATCCGCGCCGGCGTGGGGCACGACTGCTACTCGGCGCGCCAGGGCGTCGAGCACGACGACATGAACGTCCTGGCGCTGGGCGCGCGCGTCATCGGCATCGAGCTGGCGCGGGATGCGGTGAAGGCGTTCCTCGCGGCGCGGTTCGTCCCGGAGGAGCGGTACCGCCGGCGCCTGGGCAAGATGGAGGACCTGGGGAAGCGCTACGGCCCCGGGAGCTGGGAGAAGAAGGAGGGGGCGTGA
- a CDS encoding cysteine peptidase family C39 domain-containing protein, producing the protein MAFEQQHKEYSCGAAALRYALTFLGKSVDEKDLRRASQTTFWGTDEGGIAKAARRYGCEAVFRSYRHFPAAFRSLMRYAQNGQPCILCVDNWMHWVSVAGANRNGVALFDPKALDVAALVKPDALRRRWAHFRRETGETDPYFFFIAVRPRERRRHPRGVVDNELVEGLRRREDLREGWDRYLGDVLAIFGRRHPPRADDSYAAWRFLVRAAPLLVETVAAWDGEVSKRFYRTELRNLAVVARAYGLHMRPRDERRALVSLACILNREALKP; encoded by the coding sequence GTGGCGTTCGAACAGCAGCACAAGGAGTACTCCTGCGGCGCGGCCGCCCTGCGGTACGCCCTGACCTTTCTCGGCAAGAGCGTCGACGAAAAGGACCTGCGCAGGGCATCCCAGACCACCTTCTGGGGGACGGACGAGGGCGGCATCGCGAAGGCGGCGCGCCGGTACGGCTGCGAGGCGGTCTTCCGGAGCTATCGGCATTTCCCCGCGGCCTTCCGCAGCCTCATGCGGTACGCGCAGAACGGACAGCCCTGCATCCTCTGCGTGGACAACTGGATGCACTGGGTCTCCGTCGCGGGCGCCAACCGCAACGGCGTCGCGCTCTTCGACCCCAAGGCGCTGGACGTGGCGGCCCTTGTCAAGCCGGACGCCCTGCGGCGACGCTGGGCGCATTTCCGCAGGGAGACGGGGGAGACGGACCCGTACTTCTTCTTCATCGCGGTCCGGCCGCGCGAACGGCGTCGCCATCCGCGGGGCGTCGTCGACAACGAGCTCGTCGAGGGGTTGCGTCGCCGGGAGGACCTGCGCGAGGGGTGGGACCGGTACCTTGGCGACGTCCTGGCGATCTTCGGCAGGCGCCATCCGCCGCGGGCCGACGACAGCTACGCGGCGTGGCGGTTCCTCGTGCGCGCGGCGCCGCTGCTCGTGGAGACGGTGGCGGCCTGGGACGGGGAGGTCTCGAAGCGCTTCTACCGGACGGAACTGCGCAATCTCGCGGTCGTGGCGCGCGCCTATGGCCTGCATATGCGGCCGCGCGACGAGCGGCGCGCGCTCGTCAGCCTCGCCTGCATCCTGAACCGGGAGGCACTCAAGCCATAG
- a CDS encoding amidohydrolase family protein, protein MEVRGPVIDIHTHAFPDALAPRAIAHLERRANVTAALDGTAGALVASMDRAGIAASVVCAVATAPAQFEPILRWCAAIGSARLLPFPSVHPGARDAAAEAAQVAAGGFRGVKLHPEYQDFFADDPALDPLYRALEERGLVALFHAGHDIGYPDSDRAAPARLLAVHRAFPRLPIVASHLGGFRRWDEVAAQVVGSGLWLDTSYTIGHIPPQLLREILLGHRPDRLLFGSDSPWEDQRSALASVRALDLPPALEERILGINAASLLGIALAHP, encoded by the coding sequence ATGGAAGTGCGTGGGCCCGTCATCGACATCCACACCCACGCGTTCCCGGATGCGCTGGCGCCGCGGGCGATCGCCCACCTGGAGCGCCGGGCCAACGTCACGGCGGCGCTCGACGGCACGGCCGGCGCCCTCGTGGCCTCGATGGACCGCGCCGGGATCGCGGCCTCGGTCGTCTGCGCCGTGGCCACCGCGCCGGCGCAATTCGAGCCGATCCTGCGCTGGTGCGCGGCGATCGGCTCCGCCCGCCTGCTCCCGTTCCCCTCGGTGCACCCCGGCGCCCGGGACGCGGCCGCCGAGGCCGCGCAGGTCGCGGCCGGCGGCTTCCGCGGCGTCAAGCTGCACCCGGAGTACCAGGACTTCTTCGCCGACGACCCCGCGCTCGATCCGCTGTACCGCGCCCTCGAGGAGCGGGGCCTGGTCGCCCTGTTCCACGCCGGGCACGACATCGGCTACCCGGACTCCGACCGCGCGGCGCCGGCGCGGCTCCTGGCGGTCCACCGCGCCTTCCCCCGGCTGCCGATCGTCGCCTCGCACCTCGGCGGCTTCCGCCGCTGGGACGAGGTCGCGGCGCAGGTCGTGGGCAGCGGCCTGTGGCTCGACACCAGCTACACGATCGGCCACATCCCCCCGCAGTTGCTGCGGGAGATCCTCCTCGGGCACCGCCCCGACCGGCTGCTGTTCGGCTCGGACTCGCCCTGGGAGGACCAGCGGTCGGCGCTCGCATCCGTGAGGGCGCTGGATCTGCCCCCAGCCCTGGAGGAGCGCATCCTGGGCATCAACGCCGCCTCCTTGCTCGGAATCGCCCTCGCTCACCCCTGA